A single region of the Fenollaria sporofastidiosus genome encodes:
- a CDS encoding ParB/RepB/Spo0J family partition protein has product MAKKLGKGLGSLLGVESITEITEKSKNELVDLDMAQVVPTEGQPRQSFNAESIKELAESIEKNGLLQPIVVRPMKDGKYQIIAGERRYRAFKKLGKSVVPAIVRDYKDEEIDKLQLVENVQREDLNPYDEAIAYLKLKEKYALKQEDIAKAVGKSRPYISNMTRLLSLEDEILDMLKNGEITVSHAKLILSLDTKEERIKLAHKIKDAGLTVKGTEARTKRPKKAKPEDIYIKDIRERLEDFLTTKVSITHTKRGGTITLDYYTDDDLTRLAELIMED; this is encoded by the coding sequence ATGGCGAAAAAACTTGGCAAAGGCCTAGGTAGCCTATTAGGCGTCGAAAGCATCACAGAAATCACAGAAAAGTCCAAAAACGAGCTTGTGGATTTAGATATGGCACAGGTAGTGCCAACAGAGGGACAGCCGCGTCAGTCATTTAATGCAGAGAGCATCAAAGAGCTAGCCGAGTCCATCGAGAAGAACGGTCTTTTACAGCCTATAGTCGTAAGACCTATGAAGGACGGCAAGTATCAGATCATAGCCGGAGAAAGGCGCTACAGAGCTTTTAAGAAGCTTGGCAAGAGCGTGGTTCCAGCCATAGTCAGAGACTACAAAGACGAAGAAATCGACAAATTGCAGCTCGTTGAAAATGTACAAAGAGAGGACTTAAACCCTTACGACGAGGCCATAGCCTACCTAAAACTCAAGGAAAAGTACGCCCTAAAGCAGGAAGACATCGCCAAAGCAGTCGGCAAGTCCCGTCCATACATCTCGAACATGACCAGACTATTATCCTTAGAGGATGAGATACTAGACATGCTTAAGAACGGCGAAATCACAGTATCACACGCCAAACTTATATTATCATTAGATACAAAAGAAGAAAGAATTAAACTTGCACACAAGATAAAAGACGCAGGCCTTACAGTCAAAGGTACCGAAGCGAGAACGAAGAGGCCCAAGAAGGCAAAGCCAGAGGACATCTACATCAAAGACATTCGCGAAAGACTCGAAGACTTCCTTACAACGAAAGTTTCGATCACACACACAAAGCGCGGCGGTACAATCACCCTAGACTACTACACAGACGACGACCTAACAAGGCTTGCAGAGCTGATTATGGAGGATTAG
- a CDS encoding ParA family protein, with product MSKTIVIFNQKGGVGKTTTAINLSYALAKLGQRVLCVDMDAQSNLSSGLLEDYTEAASSTYTLLTEASKDTKSLIKRTKLDKLHVIDSSTDIAGLEIELAQKGEWKDILRRRLDEVKNDYDFIFIDSPPSLGILSIMSLAAANSVIIPIQAEYYALEGVSKLIKTVELVKENYNQSLTIEGVLITMFDSRNNLHTEVFSEVKNFFKSKLYEAVIYRNVRLAEAPSYSMSIFEYDKASKGAENYMNLAEEFLQKQGR from the coding sequence ATGTCCAAAACTATTGTCATATTTAATCAAAAAGGCGGCGTCGGTAAAACTACGACTGCCATCAACCTAAGTTATGCACTTGCGAAGCTTGGCCAGAGGGTCTTGTGTGTCGATATGGACGCGCAGTCGAACCTTTCAAGCGGTCTTCTTGAAGACTACACAGAGGCCGCTTCATCAACGTACACGCTTCTAACAGAGGCTAGCAAGGACACAAAATCACTAATCAAGCGTACCAAGCTAGATAAGCTCCACGTCATCGACTCCTCGACCGACATCGCAGGTCTTGAGATCGAGCTTGCGCAAAAGGGCGAGTGGAAAGACATCTTAAGGCGCCGTTTAGACGAGGTCAAAAATGATTACGACTTCATCTTCATCGATTCGCCGCCATCACTTGGCATACTTTCCATCATGAGCCTTGCCGCAGCAAACTCTGTCATCATCCCGATACAAGCCGAGTACTACGCACTTGAAGGCGTTTCAAAACTGATCAAGACAGTAGAGCTGGTGAAGGAAAATTACAATCAGTCCCTTACGATCGAAGGCGTTCTAATCACCATGTTCGACTCGAGAAATAACCTTCACACAGAAGTCTTCTCCGAGGTCAAGAACTTTTTCAAGTCCAAGCTATACGAGGCAGTCATCTATAGAAATGTCAGACTTGCAGAGGCGCCAAGCTACTCGATGAGCATATTTGAGTATGACAAAGCCTCCAAAGGAGCAGAAAATTACATGAATCTAGCCGAAGAATTTTTACAAAAGCAAGGAAGGTGA
- the rsmG gene encoding 16S rRNA (guanine(527)-N(7))-methyltransferase RsmG, with protein MLETYLNDINIEANDKQIAELERFKEMLVEKNKVMNLTGITDSDEVDRLHFTDSAYPLTLPELKGTKRIIDVGTGAGFPGIVLKVLAPDKEITLNDSLLKRLKFLDEVIADLGLEGITTVHARSEDLAHVSGQREAYDVATSRAVARLATLTEYMLGFVKVGGYMLAMKSGDIDEEAMEAKKAIMAMGGELVNVHKYRLFDEFDRSIVLIKKVKPTPKKYPRGKNLAKTKPIL; from the coding sequence ATGCTAGAAACTTATTTGAATGATATTAATATCGAAGCGAATGATAAGCAAATTGCTGAGCTTGAGCGCTTCAAGGAGATGCTCGTTGAGAAGAACAAGGTCATGAACCTAACAGGCATCACAGACTCAGATGAGGTCGACAGGCTCCACTTCACCGACAGCGCCTACCCTCTTACTTTGCCAGAACTTAAAGGCACGAAAAGAATTATAGATGTCGGCACAGGCGCAGGCTTCCCCGGCATAGTTCTTAAAGTTCTCGCTCCAGACAAAGAGATTACTCTTAACGATAGTTTGTTAAAGAGACTAAAGTTTCTTGACGAGGTCATAGCCGACTTAGGCCTTGAAGGCATAACGACAGTCCACGCAAGGAGCGAAGACCTTGCACACGTGAGCGGTCAAAGAGAGGCCTACGACGTAGCCACATCGAGAGCCGTTGCTCGCCTAGCGACACTTACAGAGTATATGCTCGGCTTCGTAAAAGTCGGTGGCTACATGCTAGCGATGAAGTCTGGTGATATAGATGAGGAAGCTATGGAAGCCAAGAAGGCCATTATGGCAATGGGCGGAGAGCTAGTGAATGTGCATAAGTACAGACTCTTTGACGAGTTTGACAGGTCGATAGTGCTTATAAAGAAGGTGAAGCCGACGCCTAAGAAGTACCCACGCGGAAAAAATTTGGCAAAAACTAAGCCGATCTTGTAG